The halophilic archaeon DL31 genome has a segment encoding these proteins:
- a CDS encoding adenine-specific DNA methyltransferase (KEGG: hwa:HQ3277A adenine-specific DNA methyltransferase): MKGHVPTPDPLADHIVSRLFDGAEPDEGDRVLYPGVGEGPFVAAVERYCDANNLPVPDGVGIEIDSDRADTTRETRDIQAVEANFLGDAGAQLGEFEYVVGNPPYVPIEGIDEDEKERYRREFDTAIDRFDLYLLFFERALSLLADDGRLVFITPEKYEYVSTGRPLRDLLVEHDVELIEHVDEDSFSGYITFPTITVVENGSYGGETRIMRRNGTEAVVDLPRDGSSWASTVREGEAPTVDSTLTLGDITERVSCGVATGADRLFVQEKNEVPPQLRDDWTFPTLSGKKLKLNDGPDSDIVFICPYQEDGSLPPEDELDDFGDWAEIHRDRLEDRSCVKKNKRSWYGWHENPPMEDILQPKLLCQDIAEAPQFWIDEEGDVIPKHTVYYLIPEDHVDPEELAGYLNGPEAKAWLEANCQMAANGFYRLQTTVMEDLPVPERFGEVIQETLV; this comes from the coding sequence ATGAAAGGCCACGTTCCGACGCCGGATCCGCTCGCCGATCACATCGTCTCCCGGCTCTTCGACGGCGCGGAGCCCGACGAGGGCGACCGCGTGCTCTACCCCGGTGTCGGAGAAGGCCCGTTCGTGGCCGCAGTCGAGCGCTACTGCGATGCGAACAACCTCCCCGTTCCCGACGGTGTCGGCATCGAGATTGACTCCGATCGCGCGGACACCACCCGAGAGACCCGCGACATCCAGGCCGTCGAAGCAAACTTCCTTGGCGACGCCGGCGCCCAGTTGGGCGAGTTCGAGTACGTCGTCGGCAACCCGCCGTACGTCCCGATCGAGGGAATCGACGAGGACGAGAAGGAACGCTACCGGCGTGAGTTCGACACCGCGATCGACCGGTTCGACCTCTACCTGCTGTTCTTCGAACGCGCGCTGTCGCTACTCGCCGACGATGGACGGCTCGTGTTCATCACCCCCGAGAAGTACGAGTACGTCTCGACGGGTCGCCCCCTGCGAGACCTCCTCGTCGAGCACGATGTCGAACTCATCGAGCACGTCGACGAGGACTCCTTCTCGGGGTACATCACCTTTCCGACGATCACCGTCGTCGAGAACGGGAGCTACGGTGGCGAGACGCGGATCATGCGCCGGAACGGGACGGAAGCGGTCGTGGACCTCCCGCGCGACGGCTCTTCGTGGGCGAGTACCGTTCGTGAGGGTGAGGCCCCGACCGTAGACAGTACCCTCACCCTCGGCGATATCACCGAGCGCGTCAGCTGCGGGGTCGCAACCGGCGCCGATCGCCTATTCGTCCAAGAGAAGAACGAGGTCCCGCCGCAGCTTCGAGACGACTGGACGTTCCCGACGCTCTCCGGGAAGAAGCTCAAGCTCAACGACGGGCCCGACAGCGACATCGTGTTCATCTGCCCGTATCAGGAGGACGGCTCGCTCCCTCCCGAAGATGAGCTCGACGACTTTGGGGACTGGGCCGAGATCCACCGCGATCGCCTAGAGGATCGCTCCTGCGTCAAGAAGAATAAGCGTTCGTGGTACGGGTGGCACGAGAACCCCCCGATGGAAGACATTCTCCAACCGAAGCTCCTCTGTCAGGATATCGCCGAGGCGCCGCAGTTCTGGATCGATGAGGAGGGCGACGTCATCCCGAAGCACACGGTTTACTACCTCATCCCGGAGGACCACGTCGATCCCGAAGAGCTCGCCGGATACCTGAACGGTCCCGAGGCGAAGGCGTGGCTCGAAGCGAACTGCCAGATGGCCGCAAACGGATTCTACCGCTTACAGACGACGGTTATGGAAGATCTTCCAGTTCCGGAACGGTTCGGAGAAGTCATCCAAGAAACGCTTGTCTGA
- a CDS encoding hypothetical protein (KEGG: hbo:Hbor_15160 hypothetical protein), with protein sequence MHLENVLFRSDAATSEIGEVLGISRQGADRRLRSLRDAGDVASKKIGASLVWFTPRDRRRRKSDEPAVEKDAVDDAGETTPNDTNAESGRTRAESDAVDVEDAEAHDTVDAPLEDVDFPAGREREECSTAVYAARDYLREHGPATMREIVAEVLPEHPLGYDVDSGLEKVEAGDRYRGAWWRRVVKPGLKALPDVEAPAQGASNWRYTGDGEADTEAEIYDPTEEF encoded by the coding sequence TTGCACCTCGAAAACGTCCTTTTTCGATCTGACGCGGCGACGAGTGAAATCGGCGAGGTGCTGGGGATCTCGCGACAGGGGGCCGACCGTCGGCTTCGATCCCTTCGGGACGCCGGCGACGTGGCGAGTAAGAAGATCGGCGCGTCGCTTGTGTGGTTCACCCCGCGGGACCGTCGACGTCGCAAGAGCGACGAGCCTGCCGTCGAGAAGGACGCCGTCGACGACGCGGGGGAAACCACACCCAACGACACGAACGCCGAGAGCGGCCGCACACGCGCCGAGAGTGACGCGGTGGACGTCGAGGACGCTGAAGCACACGACACCGTCGACGCCCCGCTCGAGGACGTCGACTTTCCGGCCGGCCGCGAGCGCGAGGAGTGTTCGACCGCCGTCTATGCCGCTCGCGACTACCTTCGCGAGCACGGGCCGGCGACCATGCGGGAGATCGTCGCCGAGGTACTGCCGGAACACCCGCTCGGGTACGACGTCGACAGCGGCCTGGAGAAAGTCGAGGCGGGCGACCGCTACCGAGGGGCCTGGTGGCGCCGAGTCGTGAAACCCGGCCTGAAAGCGCTCCCGGACGTCGAGGCGCCGGCGCAAGGGGCGAGCAACTGGCGATACACGGGCGACGGCGAGGCGGACACCGAAGCCGAGATATACGATCCGACCGAGGAGTTCTAA